From the Comamonas odontotermitis genome, one window contains:
- the fabB gene encoding beta-ketoacyl-ACP synthase I has translation MKRRVVITGAGIVSCIGVGLEAVETSLREGRSGIQHMPVFKELGLRSQVAGIPQINVEEFIDRKQLRFMGDAAAYAQISLQQAIEQAGLKPEQISHPRTGLIMGSGGGSPANQIEAADTLREKGIRRVGPYQVTRCMGSTVSANLATNFRIKGINYSITSACSTSAHCIGAAAQQIAWGMQDVMFAGGGEELSWGLALLFDGMGAMSSKYNETPEKASRPYDANRDGFVIAGGGGALVLESLEHAQARGANILGEIVGFGISSDGEDMVAPSGEGAVAAMQQAIEGLDGSIDYINTHGTSTPVGDVPELHAIRKVFGNRIPPFSSTKSLTGHSQGATGVQEAIYSLIMLMKGFIAGSANVETPDPAVGDMPLVTKARMAELKQVLSNSFGFGGTNACLVLKRWEAA, from the coding sequence ATGAAGCGTAGGGTGGTCATTACAGGGGCCGGTATCGTCTCCTGTATCGGTGTGGGACTGGAAGCCGTGGAGACTTCGCTGCGCGAAGGGCGCTCCGGCATCCAGCACATGCCTGTGTTCAAGGAACTGGGCCTGCGCAGTCAGGTGGCCGGCATTCCACAGATCAATGTGGAAGAGTTCATCGACCGCAAGCAACTGCGCTTCATGGGCGATGCAGCCGCCTACGCACAGATCTCGCTGCAACAGGCGATCGAGCAAGCGGGCCTGAAGCCTGAACAGATCAGCCACCCACGCACCGGCCTCATCATGGGCTCGGGCGGAGGCTCGCCCGCCAACCAGATCGAAGCGGCCGATACCCTGCGAGAAAAAGGCATCCGCCGCGTCGGCCCCTACCAGGTCACACGCTGCATGGGCTCGACCGTGTCTGCCAACCTGGCGACCAATTTCAGAATCAAGGGCATCAATTACTCCATCACCTCGGCCTGCTCCACCTCGGCGCACTGCATTGGCGCAGCCGCGCAGCAGATTGCCTGGGGCATGCAGGATGTGATGTTTGCCGGCGGCGGTGAAGAGCTCTCCTGGGGCCTGGCACTGCTGTTTGACGGCATGGGTGCCATGTCCAGCAAGTACAACGAAACGCCTGAAAAAGCGTCGCGCCCCTACGATGCCAACCGCGATGGCTTTGTCATCGCTGGCGGCGGCGGCGCACTCGTTCTGGAGAGCCTGGAGCACGCCCAGGCGCGCGGCGCCAATATTCTGGGCGAGATCGTCGGCTTTGGCATCTCCTCCGATGGCGAAGACATGGTGGCGCCTTCCGGCGAAGGCGCCGTGGCGGCCATGCAGCAGGCCATCGAGGGGCTGGATGGATCCATCGATTACATCAACACCCATGGCACCTCCACGCCCGTGGGCGACGTGCCCGAGCTGCACGCGATCCGCAAGGTGTTTGGCAACCGGATTCCGCCGTTCTCCAGCACCAAGTCGCTCACCGGCCACTCGCAGGGCGCCACTGGCGTGCAGGAAGCCATCTACAGCCTGATCATGCTGATGAAGGGCTTCATCGCAGGTTCTGCCAATGTCGAAACGCCTGACCCGGCCGTGGGCGATATGCCCCTGGTCACCAAGGCACGCATGGCCGAGCTCAAGCAGGTGCTCTCCAACAGCTTTGGCTTTGGTGGCACCAATGCCTGCCTGGTACTCAAGCGCTGGGAAGCTGCCTGA
- a CDS encoding IS3 family transposase (programmed frameshift): protein MEQWVKRTQRDYTLAFKLAVVDQVERGELTYRQAHERYGIQGASTVLVWLRKHGRQDWKAASSRGKGLQKMPESPKLLTPEQRIKELEVQLKEAREKAAFFEAVVNVLKRDYGVQVNKKACGQVLTQKLVKGLSVTRACRYMGISRQAHYKRLVCQRARSERDKAVVELASEERRHQPRIGTRKLLHLLKPPLEQAGIQIGRDALFVVLRQARMLVLPRHAYHKTTNSHHHYRRHPNLLKEGPTKTVASGCEQLWVADITYLPTKEKTAYLSLVTDAYSRKIVGWHVHDSLETKQVSQALKMALRQRRTDQPLVHHSDRGVQYCSAQYQRIHARNRITCSMTDGYDCYQNALAERVNGILKMEYLLQRPADLSQARTMVGESVRLYNERRPHLSLKYKTPDAIHRASLANQLGLEISRE, encoded by the exons ATGGAACAGTGGGTTAAGAGAACGCAACGGGACTACACGCTGGCTTTTAAACTCGCAGTAGTCGATCAAGTAGAAAGAGGTGAGCTGACCTACCGGCAGGCCCATGAGCGGTACGGAATCCAGGGCGCCTCAACTGTACTGGTGTGGCTTCGCAAGCACGGACGGCAGGACTGGAAAGCTGCATCATCAAGGGGCAAAGGATTACAGAAGATGCCTGAATCGCCCAAGCTGCTGACTCCAGAGCAGCGCATCAAGGAGCTGGAAGTGCAACTGAAAGAAGCCCGCGAGAAAGCGGCCTTCTTTGAAGCGGTAGTGAACGTGCTCAAGCGCGACTACGGAGTCCAAGTCA ACAAAAAAGCCTGCGGGCAAGTCCTCACGCAAAAGCTCGTCAAAGGGTTAAGCGTCACGAGGGCTTGCCGCTACATGGGAATCAGCCGCCAAGCGCACTACAAGCGCCTGGTCTGCCAGCGTGCACGCAGCGAGCGGGACAAGGCGGTGGTGGAGTTGGCCAGTGAAGAGAGGCGCCATCAGCCACGCATTGGCACGCGCAAACTGCTGCACTTGCTCAAGCCGCCGCTTGAACAGGCGGGAATCCAGATCGGGCGCGATGCACTGTTCGTTGTCCTGCGCCAAGCACGCATGCTGGTGCTGCCACGGCATGCGTACCACAAGACCACCAATAGCCATCATCACTACCGCAGGCACCCCAATCTACTCAAGGAGGGCCCGACCAAAACAGTGGCAAGTGGTTGTGAGCAGCTATGGGTCGCTGACATCACGTATCTACCCACCAAGGAGAAGACTGCCTATCTGAGCCTGGTGACCGATGCCTACTCGCGCAAGATCGTGGGCTGGCACGTGCACGATAGTCTGGAGACCAAGCAGGTCAGCCAAGCGTTGAAGATGGCACTGCGTCAGCGGCGAACAGATCAGCCGCTCGTACACCACTCTGATAGAGGTGTTCAGTACTGCTCGGCTCAATACCAGCGCATCCATGCACGCAACCGCATCACCTGCTCCATGACCGATGGCTACGATTGCTACCAAAACGCTCTGGCTGAGCGGGTCAATGGAATCCTCAAGATGGAATACTTGTTGCAACGACCTGCCGATCTCTCGCAGGCCCGCACCATGGTGGGCGAATCGGTACGGCTGTACAACGAGCGTCGGCCGCACCTGTCCCTAAAATACAAAACGCCCGATGCAATACATCGGGCGTCTCTCGCCAACCAGCTTGGGCTGGAGATTAGTCGCGAATAG
- a CDS encoding MBL fold metallo-hydrolase, whose amino-acid sequence MSDPLLSSPTVALPVGLQFIERGWLSANNTVFAAGVTAVVDTGYCSHAEQTVALVESVLQGVPLQCLANTHLHSDHCGGNAALQQRWPSAQTFIPPGHAQAVMDWDETQLTYRPTGQDCPRFRADGVLQPGAEVLLGLQQWQVHAAPGHDPHSVILFEPQSRTLISADALWENGFGVVFPEIEGIAAFDEVAATLDVIEQLQPAVVLPGHGSLFVDVCAALATARRRLEGFARSPERHALYAAKVLLKYKLLEWQQMPLNRVYAWLAATPYYAMLHAAYFNDQPASDWYASLVADLERSGAALHQGELLVNQ is encoded by the coding sequence ATGTCGGATCCCTTGTTATCGAGCCCCACGGTTGCCCTGCCTGTCGGCCTTCAATTCATCGAGCGTGGCTGGCTGTCTGCCAACAACACGGTGTTTGCTGCCGGGGTGACGGCTGTGGTGGATACGGGGTACTGCAGCCATGCCGAACAGACCGTGGCGCTGGTGGAATCGGTGCTGCAAGGTGTTCCCCTGCAGTGCCTGGCCAACACCCATCTGCACAGCGACCACTGCGGCGGCAACGCAGCGCTGCAGCAGCGCTGGCCAAGCGCGCAGACCTTCATTCCACCTGGCCACGCCCAGGCGGTGATGGACTGGGACGAGACGCAGCTGACCTACCGACCCACGGGCCAGGACTGCCCGCGTTTTCGCGCCGATGGCGTGCTGCAGCCAGGAGCAGAGGTTCTGCTGGGCTTGCAGCAGTGGCAGGTGCATGCGGCACCCGGGCATGATCCGCATTCGGTCATTCTGTTCGAGCCGCAATCGCGCACGCTGATATCGGCCGATGCCCTGTGGGAAAACGGCTTTGGCGTAGTTTTTCCGGAGATCGAAGGCATTGCCGCGTTTGACGAAGTCGCCGCCACATTGGATGTCATCGAGCAACTGCAGCCCGCTGTGGTGCTGCCCGGGCACGGCAGCCTGTTTGTGGATGTGTGCGCGGCGCTGGCCACTGCGCGGCGCAGGCTGGAGGGCTTTGCCCGCAGCCCCGAGCGCCATGCGCTTTATGCCGCCAAGGTGCTGCTCAAGTACAAGCTGCTGGAGTGGCAGCAGATGCCTCTGAACCGGGTGTATGCATGGCTGGCTGCCACGCCGTACTACGCCATGCTGCATGCCGCCTATTTCAACGATCAGCCCGCCAGCGACTGGTATGCCTCTCTGGTGGCCGATCTGGAGCGCTCGGGGGCAGCCTTGCACCAGGGCGAACTGCTGGTGAACCAGTAG
- the phhA gene encoding phenylalanine 4-monooxygenase — protein MGQAPVVYGQSDRPPRGDYSRASSDYTCAQDYAAYTEADHDTYRRLYARQKALLPGLASQAFIDALPSLGAEDRIPRFEDINARLKPATGWEIVAVPGLIPEVPFFSLLANRQFPVTDWIRKPEEFDYVVEPDIFHDLFGHVPLLFNPVIADFIQAYGQGGLRASELGACELLSRVYWYTIEFGLIREAGGVRAYGAGILSSSGELAYSVTSPEPHRLPLQLERAMRTRYKIDTFQQTYFVIDSMQQLLDFAATDFAPLYEKLREQPTIAANALLPGETTLAP, from the coding sequence ATGGGACAAGCACCTGTGGTCTATGGTCAATCCGACCGCCCGCCGCGCGGCGACTACAGCCGCGCAAGCAGCGACTACACCTGCGCGCAGGATTACGCGGCCTATACGGAGGCGGACCACGATACCTACCGCCGTCTCTATGCGCGCCAGAAGGCACTGTTGCCCGGGCTGGCCAGTCAGGCGTTCATCGATGCCTTGCCATCGCTCGGCGCCGAAGACCGCATTCCGCGCTTTGAGGACATCAATGCACGCCTCAAGCCTGCCACGGGGTGGGAGATTGTGGCCGTGCCCGGTCTGATTCCGGAAGTGCCCTTTTTCAGCCTGCTGGCCAACCGCCAGTTTCCCGTGACCGACTGGATTCGCAAGCCTGAAGAGTTCGACTACGTGGTCGAGCCCGATATCTTTCACGACCTGTTCGGCCATGTGCCGCTGCTGTTCAACCCGGTGATTGCCGACTTCATCCAGGCCTATGGGCAAGGGGGCTTGCGCGCCTCGGAGCTGGGCGCTTGCGAGCTGCTCTCGCGTGTGTACTGGTACACCATCGAGTTCGGCCTGATCCGCGAGGCAGGTGGCGTCCGGGCCTACGGTGCGGGCATTCTCAGCTCTTCGGGCGAGCTGGCCTACAGCGTGACCAGCCCCGAGCCGCATCGTCTGCCGCTGCAGCTGGAGCGCGCCATGCGCACACGCTACAAGATCGACACCTTCCAGCAGACCTATTTCGTCATCGATTCGATGCAGCAACTGCTGGATTTCGCGGCGACCGATTTTGCCCCGCTGTACGAAAAACTGCGCGAACAGCCCACCATTGCTGCCAACGCCTTGCTGCCAGGCGAGACAACGCTGGCGCCATAG
- a CDS encoding Bug family tripartite tricarboxylate transporter substrate binding protein, translating into MKRSFVFAALLCGSVFGALAQNASQPLTFVVPYPPGGPLDTSAHMLAQGAKQALGSITVTNKPGAGGATGAALIAHAKPQENLVVMGAVATHAVLPYLGTPPAYDAQKDFKPLILVARVPNVLVMKKERAAQLGIKSTSDAVAYIKANPGVLKMGTGGNGSIGHIASEMFRSLANLQLQNHPYAGAAPAQKALMGGEVDMVFDNLASALPLINSGELVALSVTTPDRNVALPKVPSVNEAMPGFDVATWFGVFAPASLPDKDAQRYAYAFQTALADPQFKDAYRKMGIAPEDMRLQELSHFVGQEGRKFQFLINTIKIKAN; encoded by the coding sequence GTGAAACGCTCTTTTGTATTCGCCGCGCTGCTGTGTGGTTCGGTTTTTGGTGCGCTGGCGCAGAATGCCAGCCAGCCATTGACCTTCGTCGTGCCCTATCCGCCCGGCGGTCCGCTGGACACCTCCGCCCACATGCTGGCCCAAGGCGCCAAGCAGGCGCTGGGCAGCATCACCGTCACCAACAAGCCTGGGGCAGGCGGTGCCACGGGTGCGGCCCTGATCGCCCATGCCAAGCCCCAGGAAAATCTGGTGGTGATGGGCGCCGTGGCGACGCACGCGGTGCTGCCCTACCTGGGAACGCCCCCTGCCTATGACGCGCAGAAGGATTTCAAGCCATTGATCCTGGTCGCTCGCGTGCCCAACGTCCTGGTGATGAAGAAGGAACGCGCGGCGCAACTGGGGATCAAAAGCACATCGGATGCAGTGGCCTATATCAAGGCCAATCCGGGGGTGCTGAAGATGGGTACCGGTGGTAACGGCAGCATTGGTCATATCGCCAGCGAGATGTTCAGGTCGCTGGCCAACCTGCAACTGCAGAACCACCCCTATGCCGGCGCAGCGCCTGCGCAAAAGGCGCTGATGGGCGGTGAGGTGGACATGGTGTTCGACAACCTCGCCTCCGCGCTTCCGCTGATCAACAGTGGCGAGCTGGTGGCCCTGTCCGTGACCACGCCGGACCGCAATGTGGCCTTGCCCAAGGTGCCCAGCGTGAACGAGGCCATGCCTGGTTTCGATGTGGCCACCTGGTTTGGCGTATTTGCCCCGGCCAGCCTGCCCGACAAGGATGCGCAGCGCTATGCCTATGCATTCCAGACGGCGCTGGCCGACCCTCAGTTCAAGGATGCCTATCGCAAGATGGGCATTGCGCCCGAAGACATGCGTTTGCAGGAGTTGTCGCACTTTGTCGGCCAGGAGGGCCGCAAGTTTCAATTTTTGATTAATACGATCAAGATCAAGGCCAACTGA
- the hppD gene encoding 4-hydroxyphenylpyruvate dioxygenase produces the protein MTAATPHQTIEFTTWDNPMGTDGFEFIEYAAPDPVAMGKVFESMGFKPVARHRHKNVTLYRQGDINFIINAEPDSFAQRFARLHGPSVCAIAFRVQDAKAAYERAQNLGAWGYAGQAGPGELNIPAIKGIGDSLIYLVDRWRGKNGAQPGDIGNIGFFDVDFEPLPGVTAEEALNPKGFGLTYIDHLTHNVHRGRMDEWADFYERLFNFREVKYFDIEGQVTGVKSKAMTSPCGKIRIPINEEGKEKAGQIQEYLDMYNGEGIQHIAMGSNNLYDTVDQLRAGGVRLLDTIDTYYELIDKRLPDHGENVAELKKRKILVDGAGRKLLLQIFSENQLGPIFFEFIQRKGDDGFGNGNFKALFESIELDQMRRGVL, from the coding sequence ATGACAGCCGCTACCCCCCACCAGACCATCGAATTCACCACCTGGGACAACCCCATGGGCACCGATGGCTTCGAGTTTATCGAATACGCCGCACCCGATCCGGTGGCCATGGGCAAGGTGTTCGAATCCATGGGTTTCAAGCCTGTCGCACGCCATCGCCACAAGAACGTCACCCTGTACCGCCAGGGTGATATCAACTTCATCATCAATGCCGAGCCCGACAGCTTTGCCCAGCGCTTTGCCCGCCTGCATGGCCCCAGTGTGTGCGCCATTGCGTTCCGCGTACAGGACGCCAAGGCGGCCTACGAGCGTGCGCAGAACCTGGGTGCCTGGGGTTATGCCGGCCAGGCGGGGCCTGGCGAGCTGAACATTCCCGCGATCAAGGGCATTGGCGACAGCCTGATCTATCTGGTGGACCGCTGGCGCGGCAAGAACGGCGCGCAGCCGGGTGATATCGGCAATATCGGCTTTTTCGACGTCGATTTTGAACCGCTGCCTGGCGTGACCGCCGAAGAAGCGCTCAACCCCAAGGGTTTTGGCCTGACCTATATCGACCACCTGACGCACAACGTGCACCGTGGCCGCATGGACGAGTGGGCGGATTTTTACGAGCGTCTGTTCAACTTCCGCGAGGTCAAGTACTTCGATATTGAAGGACAGGTCACCGGCGTCAAGAGCAAGGCCATGACCAGCCCCTGCGGGAAGATCCGCATTCCGATCAATGAAGAGGGCAAGGAAAAGGCGGGCCAGATTCAGGAATACCTGGACATGTACAACGGCGAAGGCATTCAGCACATCGCCATGGGCTCGAACAACCTGTACGACACCGTGGACCAGTTACGCGCCGGAGGCGTGCGCCTGCTGGACACCATCGATACCTACTATGAGTTGATTGACAAGCGCCTGCCCGACCACGGCGAGAACGTGGCGGAGCTGAAAAAGCGCAAGATTCTGGTGGACGGCGCGGGCCGCAAGCTGCTGCTGCAGATCTTCAGCGAAAACCAGCTGGGCCCGATCTTCTTCGAGTTCATCCAGCGCAAGGGCGACGATGGCTTTGGCAACGGCAACTTCAAGGCGCTGTTCGAAAGCATCGAACTGGACCAGATGCGCCGGGGTGTTTTGTAA
- a CDS encoding Lrp/AsnC family transcriptional regulator — MNSTPYPLDKLDRAILQRLQHNGRETYDVIGEQVGLSSSAVLRRVKRLEEMGVIERYVALVKPESVGLSMTAYLNVRLEKFTEASKRNPLDLFRASVQTWPEVVECVALTGDMDYLLRVVVADMAHYSRFVMDTLLRHPSVQDCKTSFVLDRVKVTTALPVQPGLSS, encoded by the coding sequence ATGAATTCCACACCCTACCCTCTGGACAAACTGGACCGCGCCATCCTCCAGCGCCTGCAGCACAACGGCCGCGAAACCTATGACGTGATCGGCGAGCAGGTGGGTCTATCGTCCAGCGCCGTGCTGCGCCGCGTCAAACGACTGGAGGAAATGGGCGTGATCGAGCGCTATGTGGCCCTCGTCAAACCCGAGTCGGTAGGTTTGTCGATGACGGCCTACCTCAATGTTCGGCTGGAGAAATTCACCGAAGCGAGCAAGCGCAACCCGCTGGACCTGTTCCGCGCCAGCGTGCAGACCTGGCCCGAGGTGGTGGAATGCGTGGCCCTGACCGGTGACATGGACTACCTGCTGCGCGTGGTGGTGGCCGACATGGCCCACTACAGCCGCTTTGTGATGGACACCCTGCTGCGCCACCCTTCCGTGCAGGATTGCAAGACCAGCTTCGTGCTGGACCGCGTCAAGGTCACCACAGCCCTGCCCGTGCAGCCCGGCCTGTCGTCCTGA
- a CDS encoding GNAT family N-acetyltransferase — MITTKEWFPSSVANGMMAFFPFFGRMGNGNQQNPDGRKRSTSSSMVPIRALSERHRPRILAHLLSLDEHDRYLRFGYAASDAQIQRYVDNLNFERDEIFGVYNRSLKLIAMAHVAYAPASSDMESCAEFGVSVLKTGRGKGLGSRLFERAAMDARTKGVHLLFIHALSENTAMLKIARKAGATVERDGSESEAYLKLPPARLDTRMADLVEDQMGEMDYQFKKQARQFWDFLATVQEVRRDVQEGRHKSGQ, encoded by the coding sequence ATGATCACGACGAAAGAATGGTTCCCCTCATCCGTTGCCAACGGCATGATGGCTTTTTTCCCCTTCTTTGGCCGTATGGGCAATGGCAACCAGCAGAACCCCGACGGCAGGAAGCGCAGCACTTCTTCCTCTATGGTTCCGATCCGCGCCCTCAGTGAACGCCATCGTCCTCGCATCCTCGCCCACTTGCTGAGCCTGGACGAGCATGACCGCTATCTGCGCTTTGGATATGCCGCCAGCGACGCGCAGATCCAGCGCTACGTGGACAACCTGAATTTCGAGCGCGACGAGATCTTCGGCGTGTACAACCGCAGCCTCAAGCTCATCGCCATGGCTCATGTGGCCTATGCGCCAGCGTCGTCCGACATGGAAAGCTGCGCAGAGTTTGGCGTGTCGGTGCTCAAGACCGGCCGAGGCAAGGGCCTGGGCAGCCGCCTGTTCGAGCGTGCGGCCATGGACGCGCGAACCAAGGGCGTGCACCTCCTGTTCATCCATGCACTGTCGGAAAACACCGCCATGCTCAAGATCGCCCGCAAGGCCGGAGCCACGGTGGAGCGCGACGGCTCCGAATCCGAGGCCTACCTCAAGCTGCCTCCCGCCCGCCTGGACACCCGCATGGCCGATCTCGTGGAAGACCAGATGGGCGAGATGGACTACCAGTTCAAGAAGCAGGCCCGCCAGTTCTGGGACTTTCTGGCCACCGTGCAAGAGGTACGCCGGGATGTGCAGGAAGGCCGTCACAAGTCGGGTCAGTAA
- a CDS encoding IPTL-CTERM sorting domain-containing protein translates to MAVAYPFSRPRHQRAPQWHSIQRAVLVVLAPAWAASASAQVYTNYDGSSNTDLAEAAQTWADHGEFKGDWGLGAMNAQFAYARGFSGKDVKVGSVDSGLRLNHVKFVNRDPVAITVSGTYLNSGYLVPPTRKGAWNAGDAFNVNGAINYDFTKPSAERVNDNHGSHVSGTIAAAKTGDATSMMGVAFNSRYYIANTNGADAAIYGSNMDYNYFKAAYGDLIAQGVRVTNSSWGSPGTTRDTSTLTSLVRNFGKYFLATHARLEPDAKDKTWLDAVVDVTRGTEALQVFAAGNTQYPNVNLRSAVPFFKSDIEANWIAVPALTNTAPLTLASFSQHCGLAKYWCVSAPGHLIKSLSATANEATQTTAYVSSSGTSMAAPHVTGALGVLMERYPTLSNQAVRTVLLTTSRHLGDGPEDVPNARFGWGVPDMDKAMSGPSQLLGTFEAQIAGSASDVWTNPITEAALKQRRVDDQQEIAEWPTNRDLLQKEKFNIPAITPEVLAGYENALVKLKAIFDLPTTPASAADNLRNELLADVTYGKPLLAALEDQNLYPDWRTNATFKTTYDKFVNGRDLAAMAAYIQAYAGYNNTSVDAGLAAWQARIDQLAAKTDADYVGTLVKTGTGNLTLAANATHTGGTRIDAGSLRTGVETALATSQIIIASGATLDITASGNASAAGIRNGGTVNLADGIAGQTLTVNGPWVGQQGTVKLDLAPAAAAKSATATTKAAVVPDTIVINGAVSGQTTLSLSGLQNIDPATLNGLQLIKSTQPVPANSFVLSAPLVINGQTYTLQSSQDGGLMLALVTTPPATATAVPSLGTWALGMLSALLAGFAALGARRRRAQG, encoded by the coding sequence ATGGCGGTAGCCTATCCTTTCTCGCGCCCGCGCCATCAGCGGGCCCCTCAGTGGCATTCCATCCAGCGCGCCGTTCTGGTGGTGTTGGCTCCTGCGTGGGCCGCATCCGCGTCTGCGCAGGTCTATACCAACTACGACGGCAGCTCCAACACCGATCTGGCCGAAGCCGCCCAGACCTGGGCCGACCACGGCGAGTTCAAGGGCGATTGGGGCCTGGGCGCCATGAACGCGCAATTTGCCTACGCGCGTGGCTTCTCGGGCAAGGATGTGAAGGTGGGCTCGGTCGACTCCGGCCTGCGGCTCAACCACGTCAAGTTTGTCAACCGCGATCCCGTCGCCATCACGGTCTCGGGCACGTATCTGAACAGCGGCTATCTGGTGCCCCCCACCCGCAAAGGTGCCTGGAATGCAGGCGACGCTTTCAACGTGAATGGCGCCATCAACTACGACTTCACCAAGCCCTCAGCAGAGCGAGTCAACGACAACCACGGCAGCCATGTCTCGGGCACCATTGCTGCGGCCAAGACAGGTGATGCAACCAGCATGATGGGTGTGGCCTTCAACAGCAGGTACTACATCGCCAACACCAACGGGGCCGACGCCGCAATCTACGGCTCCAACATGGATTACAACTACTTCAAGGCTGCCTACGGCGACCTGATCGCACAAGGGGTACGTGTCACCAACAGCAGTTGGGGCAGCCCCGGCACCACCCGCGACACCTCGACGCTCACCAGCCTGGTGCGCAACTTTGGCAAGTATTTCCTGGCCACCCACGCCCGGCTGGAGCCCGATGCGAAGGACAAGACCTGGCTGGATGCGGTTGTTGACGTCACCCGCGGCACCGAGGCGCTGCAGGTGTTTGCAGCTGGCAATACCCAGTACCCCAATGTCAACCTGCGCTCGGCGGTACCGTTCTTCAAGTCCGACATCGAAGCCAACTGGATCGCGGTGCCAGCGCTGACCAACACCGCTCCGCTGACGCTTGCCTCGTTTTCGCAGCATTGCGGTCTGGCCAAATACTGGTGTGTCTCGGCGCCAGGGCATCTCATCAAAAGTCTCAGCGCAACGGCCAACGAAGCCACGCAAACCACCGCCTATGTCAGCTCCAGCGGAACCTCCATGGCCGCGCCTCATGTGACCGGCGCGTTGGGCGTGCTGATGGAGCGTTACCCCACCCTCTCCAACCAGGCGGTGCGTACCGTGCTGCTGACCACCTCGCGCCACCTGGGCGATGGCCCCGAAGATGTGCCCAATGCGCGCTTTGGCTGGGGTGTGCCGGATATGGACAAGGCCATGTCCGGCCCGAGCCAGTTGCTGGGCACCTTCGAGGCCCAGATTGCTGGCAGCGCCTCGGACGTATGGACCAACCCGATCACTGAGGCCGCTCTGAAGCAGCGCAGGGTGGACGACCAGCAGGAAATTGCCGAGTGGCCCACCAATCGCGACCTGCTGCAGAAAGAGAAATTCAATATTCCGGCCATCACGCCCGAAGTGTTGGCGGGCTATGAAAACGCACTGGTCAAGCTCAAGGCCATATTCGACCTGCCGACAACGCCAGCCTCTGCCGCCGACAATCTGCGCAACGAGTTGCTGGCCGATGTGACCTACGGCAAACCGTTGCTGGCAGCACTGGAAGACCAGAACCTGTACCCCGACTGGCGTACCAATGCCACGTTCAAAACCACTTACGACAAATTTGTCAATGGCCGGGATCTTGCTGCCATGGCGGCCTATATCCAGGCCTATGCAGGGTACAACAACACCAGTGTGGATGCAGGCCTCGCCGCGTGGCAGGCGCGTATCGACCAGTTGGCCGCCAAGACCGATGCAGACTACGTGGGCACGCTGGTCAAGACCGGCACGGGCAACCTGACGCTGGCCGCCAATGCAACCCATACCGGAGGCACCCGCATTGATGCGGGCAGCCTGCGCACCGGCGTGGAAACCGCACTGGCCACCAGCCAGATCATCATTGCGAGCGGTGCCACCCTCGACATCACCGCAAGCGGCAACGCGAGTGCGGCAGGTATCCGCAATGGCGGCACCGTCAACCTGGCAGACGGCATTGCCGGCCAGACCTTGACCGTGAACGGCCCTTGGGTGGGACAGCAAGGCACCGTCAAGCTGGATCTGGCGCCTGCAGCCGCCGCCAAAAGCGCCACGGCCACCACCAAGGCCGCCGTCGTGCCGGATACGATCGTGATCAATGGCGCGGTGAGCGGCCAGACCACGCTGAGCCTGTCCGGCCTGCAGAATATCGACCCAGCCACCCTCAACGGACTGCAGCTCATCAAGAGTACGCAGCCTGTGCCCGCCAACAGCTTTGTGCTGTCCGCACCGCTGGTGATCAACGGCCAGACCTATACCCTGCAGTCCAGCCAGGACGGCGGGCTGATGCTGGCCCTGGTCACCACGCCACCGGCCACCGCCACTGCCGTGCCTTCGCTGGGCACCTGGGCGTTGGGTATGCTGTCGGCATTGCTGGCAGGGTTCGCTGCACTGGGCGCACGCCGCCGCCGGGCCCAAGGCTGA